A window of the Fusarium poae strain DAOMC 252244 chromosome 3, whole genome shotgun sequence genome harbors these coding sequences:
- a CDS encoding hypothetical protein (SECRETED:SignalP(1-22)~BUSCO:34115at5125) — translation MLYPSLLRFGFAIGALASHGHAAPTHSNDDLTDTPLPIVVWHGLGDQFNSDGMKSIEELAEAINPGTFVHIISLNEDPNQDRSATFTGNVTDQISKVCEELSKHPILSTAPAIDAIGISQGGQFLRGYVERCNWPQVRSLVTFGSQHNGIVKFKACGQNDWLCKGAMALLRFNVWSNFVQSRLVPAQYYRDPSTEQDYNNYLDNSNFLADINNERELKNVKYKANLGSLTNFVMWMFEDDNLVVPKESSWFEEVNGTESIPLRARKIYQEDWLGLRGLDRNGGLHFRSAPGDHLQGMEELLNQTITDYFGPWKRSFLSPDISIEENEWQVEEL, via the coding sequence ATGCTTTACCCTTCTTTGCTCCGTTTTGGCTTTGCCATAGGAGCCCTCGCCAGCCATGGCCACGCGGCACCCACACACTCCAATGATGACCTGACTGATACTCCCCTGCCTATTGTCGTTTGGCACGGTCTAGGTGACCAGTTCAATAGCGACGGCATGAAGAgcatcgaagaactcgctgAAGCCATCAATCCCGGTACTTTTGTTCACATCATCTCCCTTAATGAGGACCCCAACCAAGATCGCTCTGCTACCTTTACTGGTAACGTCACGGATCAAATCAGCAAGGTCTGTGAGGAACTTTCCAAGCACCCAATCCTCTCTACAGCACCTGCTATCGATGCCATCGGTATTTCTCAGGGCGGTCAGTTCCTGCGTGGCTATGTTGAACGATGCAATTGGCCCCAAGTCCGCAGTCTTGTTACCTTTGGCAGCCAGCACAATGGTATCGTCAAGTTCAAGGCTTGTGGTCAGAATGATTGGCTTTGCAAGGGTGCCATGGCCCTTCTTCGATTTAATGTCTGGAGTAACTTTGTTCAGTCACGTCTTGTTCCAGCCCAATACTACCGCGATCCCAGTACCGAACAGGATTACAACAATTATCTCGACAACTCCAACTTTCTCGCCGACATCAACAACGAGCGTGAGCTCAAGAACGTCAAGTACAAGGCGAACCTCGGCAGTTTGACCAACTTTGTCATGTGGATGTTTGAGGATGATAACCTGGTTGTTCCAAAGGAATCTTCATGGTTTGAGGAAGTTAATGGCACAGAGAGCATTCCTCTCCGAGCTCGCAAGATCTACCAAGAAGACTGGCTCGGTCTTCGAGGTTTGGATCGCAATGGTGGACTCCACTTCCGAAGCGCCCCTGGTGATCATCTCCAAGGTATGGAGGAGCTGCTCAACCAAACCATCACCGATTACTTTGGTCCTTGGAAGCGAAGCTTTTTATCGCCTGATATCTCCATCGAGGAGAATGAATGGCAGGTGGAGGAGTTGTAG
- a CDS encoding hypothetical protein (BUSCO:40273at5125) — MASNRDTSATNGDGIPKIGPHPGFISSSNQYTSELKLRRMLKDNGCDPARQDNYSLKGVQLIDNVRQYLQLPVRTFDTACTYFHKFRLNFRDAEYDYQDAALASLFVACKVEDTIKKSKDILAAAHAVKNPDKPAAPDDKIFEQGKIIICLERLILETIGFDFRTRYPQKLLVKVVRDIFGKAGKPFYDTAYVMCIDIYKTFVPIKRTTFSMVMAIVELTALMTEQHVEKVREYTKTKPQYSRGAVMETMLDILDLYVQHSKSTKIGAQIDQNRIIDIKIRLNNDLDKAFEPRYLNFCNRCEAEDPQPSTPASATTPVTAASWPGDASGRRTARGQEGTMRFVFDPEAAKREQEMTSEFFKDEYEEYEVEVEEPIAPLPEEGPPPGRGGYRGHRDRGDRRGGPYGGYRGDRHYRGGRGRRH; from the exons ATGGCGTCCAACCGCGATACATCCGCAACAAATGGCGACGGTATACCCAAAATCGGGCCTCATCCAGGCTTCATCTCCAGTTCGAATCAATACACATCAGAGCTAAAGCTGCGTCGCATGCTCAAAGACAATGGCTGCGATCCCGCGAGACAAGATAACTACAGTCTTAAAGGCGTGCAACTGATTGACAACGTCAGACAGTATCTACAACT ACCTGTTCGCACTTTTGACACGGCGTGCACATACTTTCACAAGTTTCGACTCAACTTTCGAGATGCAGAGTACGACTATCAAGACGCAGCGCTGGCTTCCTTGTTTGTCGCTTGCAAGGTGGAGGACACAATCAAAAAGTCCAAGGACATTCTAGCAGCAGCGCATGCTGTCAAGAACCCCGACAAGCCTGCAGCACCGGATGACAAG ATCTTTGAACAAGGAAAAATCATCATCTGTCTCGAACGCCTCATCCTCGAAACGATCGGCTTCGATTTCCGAACGCGCTACCCTCAAAAACTCCTCGTCAAAGTCGTCCGTGACATTTTCGGCAAAGCAGGCAAACCATTCTACGACACAGCATATGTTATGTGCATCGACATTTACAAAACCTTTGTCCCTATCAAGCGCACAACCTTTTCCATGGTCATGGCTATCGTGGAGCTCACAGCTCTCATGACGGAGCAACACGTCGAAAAGGTTCGGGAATACACAAAGACGAAACCGCAGTACAGTCGCGGTGCTGTTATGGAGACGATGCTGGATATTTTGGATCTCTATGTCCAACATTCTAAATCCACAAAGATTGGGGCGCAGATTGATCAGAACAGGATTATCGATATCAAGATTCGGCTTAATAACGATCTTGACAAGGCTTTCGAACCGAGGTATCTGAACTTTTGCAACCGCTGTGAAGCTGAAGATCCGCAGCCATCTACACCTGCATCTGCTACAACACCCGTGACAGCAGCGTCTTGGCCAGGAGATGCTTCGGGACGACGTACGGCGCGTGGACAAGAGGGAACGATGCGGTTTGTGTTTGATCCCGAGGCTGCAAAGAGGGAGCAAGAGATGACGAGTGAATTCTTTAAAGATGAATATGAAGAGTACGAGGTCGAGGTTGAAGAGCCGATAGCGCCGCTCCCTGAAGAGGGTCCACCTCCTGGACGAGGAGGATACCGGGGGCACAGAGATCGTGGTgatagaagaggaggacCTTATGGAGGATATCGAGGGGATAGACACTACAGAGGAGGAAGGGGTAGACGCCACTGA
- a CDS encoding hypothetical protein (BUSCO:28495at5125) has protein sequence MASILRQIVAGPRARHPEAGLDLCYVTDHIIATSGPSETYPQLAYRNPLDQVVKFLDSKHGEDWAIWEFRAEGTGYPDESVYGRVRHYPWPDHHPPPFRLVPMIMASMRNWLHGGELDGGRVASDGRPMSANKDTLTQEQKDEKRKKRVVVVHCKAGKGRSGTVSCSYLIAEEGWKPEDALARFTERRMRPKFGAGVSIPSQLRWISYVERWTRGNKKYTDRPIEIAEIHVWGLRHGVKVDIEGFTDEGKKIDVFHTFKKEERVVVDPKAPEESGISDMIWEMAGYPAAKANQQAPEEAHFSDATNPGDEPAVEDKGKKHALKRKGTEILHKVSTKGAKPKNDSATSSKTDVTDNSEEEPGGMAVILRPKEPVRIPNSDVNISVERRNKTPKSMGLTMVTAVAHVWFNTFFEGEGPERDGKALDSGVFSIEWDAMDGIKGSSRKGSRAFDRIAVVWRVAGTDALPEEVVEPAEGQPVPQVRPADWKGANTEDPDNQKDLGLRVQSPASADVSKASSMAEDPGETKQNDGELEGVRSSGPTGEDLHIGDHGEVKENEKK, from the exons ATGGCGTCTATCTTGCGACAAATTGTCGCGGGGCCACGTGCTCGCCATCCTGAAGCTGGTTTGGATCTTTGCTATGTTACGGATCACATTATCGCAAC ATCTGGACCTTCAGAAACATACCCCCAACTGGCATACCGAAACCCTCTCGATCAAGTCGTCAAATTTCTCGATAGCAAACATGGTGAAGATTGGGCGATCTGGGAGTTTCGAGCAGAGGGAACAGGTTACCCCGATGAATCCGTGTACGGTCGAGTGAGGCATTACCCATGGCCTGATCATCACCCTCCGCCATTCCGACTCGTCCCAATGATCATGGCTAGCATGCGCAACTGGCTACACGGCGGCGAATTAGATGGTGGAAGAGTCGCAAGCGATGGAAGACCCATGTCTGCAAACAAGGATACTCTCACTCAAGAACAAAAGGATGAAAAGCGCAAGAAGAGAGTGGTTGTGGTACACTGCAAAGCCGGCAAGGGACGCAGTGGTACAGTGAGCTGCAGTTATCTCATCGCAGAAGAAGGATGGAAGCCTGAGGATGCTCTTGCAAGATTCACCGAACGACGTATGCGCCCAAAGTTTGGTGCCGGCGTATCGATTCCCTCGCAGCTTCGATGGATCAGCTATGTCGAACGCTGGACTCGAGGCAACAAGAAATACACCGATCGACCTATCGAAATCGCCGAGATCCACGTCTGGGGCTTGCGACACGGTGTCAAAGTAGACATTGAGGGATTCACGGACGAAGGAAAAAAAATTGACGTCTTTCACACGtttaagaaggaggagcgcGTGGTTGTCGACCCCAAAGCACCAGAGGAAAGCGGTATTAGCGACATGATCTGGGAAATGGCAGGATATCCCGCTGCCAAGGCAAACCAGCAAGCGCCAGAAGAAGCACACTTTTCCGATGCAACGAACCCTGGAGACGAGCCGGCTGTCGAAGACAAGGGCAAGAAACATGCTCTCAAGAGGAAAGGGACAGAGATTTTGCACAAGGTGTCGACCAAAGGCGCAAAGCCCAAAAACGATTCTGCTACATCTTCAAAGACGGATGTCACAGATAATTCCGAGGAAGAGCCTGGTGGTATGGCAGTCATTTTGAGGCCAAAAGAACCAGTTCGCATTCCAAACAGCGATGTCAATATCTCGGTCGAGCGTCGCAACAAGACTCCCAAGAGTATGGGCCTCACTATGGTTACGGCTGTTGCGCACGTTTGGTTCAACACTTTCTTTGAGGGCGAGGGACCTGAAAGAGACGGTAAAGCTCTCGATAGTGGTGTCTTTAGCATTGAATGGGATGCCATGGACGGAATCAAGGGGTCTAGCCGCAAGGGTTCTCGAGCTTTTGATCGTATCGCTGTGGTGTGGCGTGTAGCAGGTACCGATGCATTGCCTGAAGAAGTGGTCGAGCCAGCAGAGGGACAACCAGTACCTCAAGTTCGACCAGCAGATTGGAAGGGTGCGAATACGGAAGATCCCGATAACCAGAAGGATTTGGGTCTCCGAGTGCAAAGTCCTGCCAGTGCGGATGTGAGCAAAGCTAGTAGCATGGCGGAAGACCCTGGTGAGACTAAGCAGAATGATGGGGAGCTTGAAGGTGTGAGGTCTAGTGGACCGACAGGAGAGGATTTGCACATTGGAGATCACGGAGAGGTCAAAGAGAATGAGAAGAAGTAG
- a CDS encoding hypothetical protein (TransMembrane:5 (o15-33i45-66o72-90i118-141o198-219i)~BUSCO:40604at5125), whose product MAPPPNPNLPLQERLMALAQTLQFGWFVGYVYHELLSQSAVTAKVHLTLILATIRYGFSWLRMNYYTRMAQFSYRTAFIAAAVTYGIVVYKTMRARAKTGQRAAPTPLAMLADENIQYLAMSLVWLFCPQYPLALIPYTIYSVFHVATYTRANLIPAVLAPKPAPEADGATPSRRTSVDHPLANQIGAFVKEYYDASMAIVASLEIALWGRIFLSAILFQRRSWILIVLYSAFLRARYAQSTHVQHSFSQLSARVDSFVSAQGTPPVARSVWQTVKDGARQFHDATALVGAGPAKKSS is encoded by the exons ATGGCTCCTCCGCCAAACCCCAATCTTCCTCTCCAAGAGAGACTTATGGCTCTTGCCCAAACCCTTCAGT TCGGTTGGTTTGTCGGGTATGTCTATCATGAACTTCTGTCGCAGTCTGCTGTGACGGCCAAAGT CCACCTCACCCTCATCCTCGCAACGATTCGATATGGCTTTTCCTGGTTGAGGATGAACTACTATACCCGTATGGCTCAGTTCTCTTACCGCACAGCTTTTATTGCTGCTGCCGTCACCTATGGCATCGTCGTCTACAAGACCATGCGCGCTCGTGCTAAGACCGGTCAGCGTGCTGCTCCCACTCCCCTGGCTATGCTTGCCGATGAGAACATTCAATACCTTG CCATGTCTCTTGTTTGGCTCTTCTGCCCCCAATATCCTCTCGCCTTGATCCCTTATACCATTTACTCGGTCTTCCACGTTGCCACCTACACTCGCGCCAACTTGATCCCCGCTGTTCTGGCCCCCAAGCCTGCTCCCGAGGCTGATGGTGCCACTCCCAGCCGCCGAACCAGCGTCGACCACCCTCTTGCTAACCAGATTGGCGCTTTTGTTAAGGAGTACTACGATGCATCAATGGCTATCGTTGCTTCTCTTGAGATTGCCCTGTGGGGTCGCATCTTTCTCTCCGCCATTCTCTTCCAGCGTCGATCATGGATTCTTATTGTCCTTTACTCCGCTTTCCTCCGAGCTCGTTACGCCCAGAGCACCCACGTTCAGCACTCATTCTCTCAGTTGAGCGCTCGCGTTGACTCTTTTGTTAGCGCTCAGGGAACCCCTCCCGTCGCTCGCTCTGTTTGGCAAACCGTCAAGGATGGCGCAAGACAATTCCACGATGCTACTGCTTTGGTTGGAGCTGGCCCCGCTAAGAAGTCCTCGTAA
- the ARG6 gene encoding Protein arg-6, mitochondrial has protein sequence MVFRAGARRVVRRSIPVLPAMGPSPTRYLAGRNNFVIASMSQQIQRRGYVAETNPNPPLGKKNASNDGPSRIGLIGARGYTGSALVELLNEHPNMELTHVSSRELAGQELQGYTKRKVIYETLSPEDIAQLDSQGKVDCWIMALPNGVCKPYVDALDGIKSQSVVVDLSADYRWDEKWTYGLPELVKRSKIAQSNRISNPGCYATGAQIGLAGALDLIEGTPTIFGVSGYSGAGSKPNPRNNVEVLKDAIIPYSLTGHIHEREISTQLNHPVAFIPHVAGWFRGITLTISIPLTKEMTSRDIRQLYQDRYAGEKLIKVVGEPPLVSAISGRHGVEIGGFAVDSTGKRIVVVVTIDNLAKGAATQCLQNMNLALGYGEYEGIPVM, from the exons ATGGTCTTCCGGGCCGGCGCTCGTCGCGTCGTTCGACGATCCATCCCCGTCCTCCCTGCCATGGGCCCCAGCCCTACCCGATACCTCGCCGGTCGAAACAACTTCGTCATTGCTAGCATGAGCCAGCAAATTCAGCGACGTGGTTATGTTGCCGAGACAAACCCCAACCCTCCTTTGGGAAAGAAGAATGCTTCAAACGATGGCCCTTCTCGAATTGGTCTAATAGGCGCCCGAGGATACACTGGTTCAGCTTTGGTTGAGCTTCTTAACGAGCACCCCAACATGGAGCTTACCCATGTTTCTTCTCGAGAACTCGCTGGACAGGAACTTCAGGGTTACACCAAGCGCAAGGTCATCTACGAGACTTTGTCGCCTGAGGATATTGCTCAATTGGACAGCCAAGGCAAGGTTGACTGCTGGATCATGGCTCTTCCCAACGGTGTTTGCAAGCCTTATGTTGATGCTTTGGATGGAATTAAGAGCCAGAGCGTTGTTGTGGATCTCTCTGCCGACTATCGATGGGACGAAAAGT GGACATACGGTCTCCCCGAGCTTGTTAAGCGATCCAAGATTGCGCAGTCCAACCGCATCTCCAACCCCGGATGTTACGCCACTGGTGCTCAGATTGGTCTCGCTGGAGCTCTTGACCTTATCGAGGGAACACCCACTATTTTCGGTGTCTCAGGTTACTCTGGAGCCGGATCTAAGCCCAACCCCAGGAACAACGTCGAAGTTCTCAAGGATGCCATCATCCCTTACTCTCTTACCGGACACATCCACGAGCGCGAGATTTCTACACAACTCAACCACCCCGTCGCTTTCATCCCCCACGTTGCTGG ATGGTTCAGGGGTATCACTCTGACTATTAGCATTCCCCTTACCAAGGAGATGACTTCACGAGATATTCGACAACTGTACCAGGACCGCTACGCCGGAGAGAAGCTTATCAAGGTTGTCGGCGAACCACCCCTGGTGAGTGCCATCTCAGGCCGCCACGGAGTCGAGATTGGCGGCTTTGCTGTCGACAGCACCGGAAAGCGCATTGTGGTTGTCGTCACCATCGACAATCTGGCAAAGGGTGCCGCTACTCAATGTCTGC AAAACATGAACCTCGCCCTGGGTTACGGAGAGTACGAGGGTATTCCCGTCATGTAA
- a CDS encoding hypothetical protein (BUSCO:52007at5125) has product MPRKLSKNPLPPSSSTLSSTSSASGTTSLLPSSLADPSLPLPKLIVFDLDYTLWPFWVDTHVTPPLKPNSSHTSATDRYGEDYGFFSDVPAILYALPRAGIKMGVASRTSAPSLARDLLKMLHITAPEGNTKEKPKKALDMFDGLLEIYPGCKIKHFESLQKRTGIKYEDMLFFDDEARNRDTESLGVTMCLVRDGVTWEELERGVTQWRNKRGYIKRPDAIELE; this is encoded by the coding sequence ATGCCAAGAAAACTCTCAAAGAACCCTCTCCCTCCGAGCTCCTCGACGCTCTCGTCAACCTCGTCAGCATCAGGAACAACATCGCTTCTCCCATCGTCCCTCGCCGATCCGTCGCTTCCGCTTCCCAAACTCATCGTCTTCGATCTCGACTATACACTCTGGCCATTCTGGGTTGACACTCACGTCACACCGCCTCTGAAACCGAACTCATCCCACACGAGCGCGACGGATAGATACGGTGAAGACTACGGCTTCTTCAGCGATGTGCCCGCCATCCTATACGCGCTTCCTCGCGCGGGCATAAAAATGGGTGTCGCGTCTCGGACAAGTGCGCCAAGTCTTGCGCGCGATCTACTTAAGATGTTACACATTACCGCGCCCGAAGGCAACACCAAAGAGAAACCCAAAAAGGCTCTCGATATGTTTGATGGCTTGTTGGAGATCTACCCTGGGTGCAAGATTAAACATTTTGAGAGTTTGCAAAAGAGGACAGGAATCAAGTACGAGGACATGCTGTTTTTTGACGACGAAGCGAGGAATAGAGATACCGAAAGTTTGGGAGTCACGATGTGTCTTGTTAGAGATGGTGTTACTTGGGAGGAGCTTGAGAGAGGTGTTACACAATGGAGAAATAAGAGGGGATATATCAAGAGGCCTGATGCTATCGAGTTGGAATAG